The Mytilus galloprovincialis chromosome 2, xbMytGall1.hap1.1, whole genome shotgun sequence genome has a window encoding:
- the LOC143065023 gene encoding nostrin-like isoform X1: protein MSNTHPFCKHCHICNPPRTRPLQRQKSFFPESVQNWIRGMKSPYGLHDITQSLNGFEELRKYIKHGSEFCKEVANILQERSDLESNYAKNLQRLSGKLLKVTSNNIGTLAEGWKAVASMMEQEAELHKNLALAFVEEISKPLKLLVEAQIKARKPIEVVVDKSLKNLTDRRMEEYRAKKSAYACAKDYEKGEESKNESKAGNKKHSDKDKIKLEKKCDQYSKSLKKADKDYCELCEKAEAARQEWDLNVLKGSAQLQSLEEERISKMSEYLNQYNSHMSVMGPKITQCCDRLNEAVVSVDLQGDLRTVVQQKGSRVAASEQILIDCYAEDMQFSMKPERRKNSLQNYLLFIRQSIERERKGREGVEKLVEVYNQRPGFADPETQIETKQRLLQVTYMMNFLEASHFKLANSFASLDKQQKMEHKFAQYIETTRDKQGVAVSTLRLPANMASEGNSGYDVTSVTLTTLASQGNENETGFADDEFETESIGQCRALYGYEATQHDELTLTEGDIINLYDKQQDGWWQGECGGKIGIFPATYVQEI from the exons atgagtAATACCCATCCTTTCTGTAAACATTGCCACATATGTAACCCTCCTAGGACTCGTCCTCTACAAAGACAGAAAAGTTTCTTTCCAGAATCAGTTCAAAACTGGATTAGAGGAATGAAATCCCCTTATGGATTACATGATATAACACAG agCCTTAACGGGTTTGAAGAGCTGAGGAAGTACATAAAACATGGAAGTGAGTTCTGTAAAGAAGTGGCTAATATCTTACAAGAGAG ATCTGATTTAGAAAGTAATTATGCAAAAAATCTACAGAGACTGAGTGGCAAATTGTTAAAAGTTACTTCTAATAACATTGG AACATTGGCTGAAGGATGGAAGGCTGTAGCTTCTATGATGGAACAGGAGGCTGAACTCCATAA AAATCTAGCATTAGCGTTTGTTGAAGAAATTAGTAAACCTTTAAAGCTCTTGGTAGAAGCACAGATTAAAGCTAGAAAACCT ATTGAGGTAGTTGTTGATAAAAGTTTAAAGAATCTAACAGACAGAAGGATGGAAGAATATAGA gcAAAGAAATCTGCATATGCATGTGCTAAAGATTATGAGAAAGGAGAAGAATCCAAAAATGAATCAAAGGCTGGAAATAAAAAACACTCTGACAAAGATAAAATAAAG CTGGAAAAGAAATGTGACCAATACAGTAAGTCATTAAAGAAAGCTGACAAAGACTACTGTGAATTATGTGAGAAAGCTGAAGCTGCACGACAAGAATGGGACTTAAATGTATTAAAG ggAAGTGCCCAGCTACAGTCTTTAGAAGAGGAACGAATATCAAAGATGTCAGAATATTTAAACCAATACAATAGTCACATGTCAGTGATGGGACCAAAAATAACTCAG TGTTGTGATAGACTGAATGAGGCAGTGGTGTCAGTAGATTTACAGGGAGACCTGAGGACAGTAGTACAACAGAAAGGATCACGAGTAGCAGCTTCAGAACAGATATTAATTGACTGTTAT GCAGAAGATATGCAATTTTCTATGAAACCGGAACGACGAAAAAATTCAttgcaaaattatttattgtttataagaCAATCTATAGAAAGAGAAAGAAAAGGACGAGAAG GTGTAGAAAAATTAGTCGAAGTATATAACCAAAGACCTGGTTTTGCAGACCCAGAAACACAAATTGAGACCAAACAGAGGTTACTTCAG GTTACATATATGATGAATTTCTTAGAAGCTAGCCATTTTAAATTAGCCAACAGTTTTGCTTCGTTAGATAAACAACAGAAAATGGAACACAAATTTGCCCAGTATATAGAAACTACAAGAGATAAACAG GGAGTAGCAGTATCAACATTACGGTTACCAGCAAACATGGCAAGCGAAGGGAATTCAGGATATGATGTGACATCAGTTACACTTACTACCCTTGCTAGTCAAGGCAATGAGAATGAAACAGGTTTTG CTGATGATGAGTTTGAGACAGAATCTATAGGACAGTGTAGAGCCTTGTATGGTTATGAAGCTACACAACATGATGAGTTGACCTTAACTGAAG GAGATATAATAAACTTGTATGATAAACAACAAGATGGCTGGTGGCAAGGAGAATGTGGAGGCAAAATTGGTATATTTCCAGCAACTTATGTACAGGAGATCTGA
- the LOC143065023 gene encoding nostrin-like isoform X3 has translation MENQSLNGFEELRKYIKHGSEFCKEVANILQERSDLESNYAKNLQRLSGKLLKVTSNNIGTLAEGWKAVASMMEQEAELHKNLALAFVEEISKPLKLLVEAQIKARKPIEVVVDKSLKNLTDRRMEEYRAKKSAYACAKDYEKGEESKNESKAGNKKHSDKDKIKLEKKCDQYSKSLKKADKDYCELCEKAEAARQEWDLNVLKGSAQLQSLEEERISKMSEYLNQYNSHMSVMGPKITQCCDRLNEAVVSVDLQGDLRTVVQQKGSRVAASEQILIDCYAEDMQFSMKPERRKNSLQNYLLFIRQSIERERKGREGVEKLVEVYNQRPGFADPETQIETKQRLLQVTYMMNFLEASHFKLANSFASLDKQQKMEHKFAQYIETTRDKQGVAVSTLRLPANMASEGNSGYDVTSVTLTTLASQGNENETGFADDEFETESIGQCRALYGYEATQHDELTLTEGDIINLYDKQQDGWWQGECGGKIGIFPATYVQEI, from the exons ATGGAAAATCAG agCCTTAACGGGTTTGAAGAGCTGAGGAAGTACATAAAACATGGAAGTGAGTTCTGTAAAGAAGTGGCTAATATCTTACAAGAGAG ATCTGATTTAGAAAGTAATTATGCAAAAAATCTACAGAGACTGAGTGGCAAATTGTTAAAAGTTACTTCTAATAACATTGG AACATTGGCTGAAGGATGGAAGGCTGTAGCTTCTATGATGGAACAGGAGGCTGAACTCCATAA AAATCTAGCATTAGCGTTTGTTGAAGAAATTAGTAAACCTTTAAAGCTCTTGGTAGAAGCACAGATTAAAGCTAGAAAACCT ATTGAGGTAGTTGTTGATAAAAGTTTAAAGAATCTAACAGACAGAAGGATGGAAGAATATAGA gcAAAGAAATCTGCATATGCATGTGCTAAAGATTATGAGAAAGGAGAAGAATCCAAAAATGAATCAAAGGCTGGAAATAAAAAACACTCTGACAAAGATAAAATAAAG CTGGAAAAGAAATGTGACCAATACAGTAAGTCATTAAAGAAAGCTGACAAAGACTACTGTGAATTATGTGAGAAAGCTGAAGCTGCACGACAAGAATGGGACTTAAATGTATTAAAG ggAAGTGCCCAGCTACAGTCTTTAGAAGAGGAACGAATATCAAAGATGTCAGAATATTTAAACCAATACAATAGTCACATGTCAGTGATGGGACCAAAAATAACTCAG TGTTGTGATAGACTGAATGAGGCAGTGGTGTCAGTAGATTTACAGGGAGACCTGAGGACAGTAGTACAACAGAAAGGATCACGAGTAGCAGCTTCAGAACAGATATTAATTGACTGTTAT GCAGAAGATATGCAATTTTCTATGAAACCGGAACGACGAAAAAATTCAttgcaaaattatttattgtttataagaCAATCTATAGAAAGAGAAAGAAAAGGACGAGAAG GTGTAGAAAAATTAGTCGAAGTATATAACCAAAGACCTGGTTTTGCAGACCCAGAAACACAAATTGAGACCAAACAGAGGTTACTTCAG GTTACATATATGATGAATTTCTTAGAAGCTAGCCATTTTAAATTAGCCAACAGTTTTGCTTCGTTAGATAAACAACAGAAAATGGAACACAAATTTGCCCAGTATATAGAAACTACAAGAGATAAACAG GGAGTAGCAGTATCAACATTACGGTTACCAGCAAACATGGCAAGCGAAGGGAATTCAGGATATGATGTGACATCAGTTACACTTACTACCCTTGCTAGTCAAGGCAATGAGAATGAAACAGGTTTTG CTGATGATGAGTTTGAGACAGAATCTATAGGACAGTGTAGAGCCTTGTATGGTTATGAAGCTACACAACATGATGAGTTGACCTTAACTGAAG GAGATATAATAAACTTGTATGATAAACAACAAGATGGCTGGTGGCAAGGAGAATGTGGAGGCAAAATTGGTATATTTCCAGCAACTTATGTACAGGAGATCTGA
- the LOC143065023 gene encoding nostrin-like isoform X2, whose product MALFTENFRSLNGFEELRKYIKHGSEFCKEVANILQERSDLESNYAKNLQRLSGKLLKVTSNNIGTLAEGWKAVASMMEQEAELHKNLALAFVEEISKPLKLLVEAQIKARKPIEVVVDKSLKNLTDRRMEEYRAKKSAYACAKDYEKGEESKNESKAGNKKHSDKDKIKLEKKCDQYSKSLKKADKDYCELCEKAEAARQEWDLNVLKGSAQLQSLEEERISKMSEYLNQYNSHMSVMGPKITQCCDRLNEAVVSVDLQGDLRTVVQQKGSRVAASEQILIDCYAEDMQFSMKPERRKNSLQNYLLFIRQSIERERKGREGVEKLVEVYNQRPGFADPETQIETKQRLLQVTYMMNFLEASHFKLANSFASLDKQQKMEHKFAQYIETTRDKQGVAVSTLRLPANMASEGNSGYDVTSVTLTTLASQGNENETGFADDEFETESIGQCRALYGYEATQHDELTLTEGDIINLYDKQQDGWWQGECGGKIGIFPATYVQEI is encoded by the exons agCCTTAACGGGTTTGAAGAGCTGAGGAAGTACATAAAACATGGAAGTGAGTTCTGTAAAGAAGTGGCTAATATCTTACAAGAGAG ATCTGATTTAGAAAGTAATTATGCAAAAAATCTACAGAGACTGAGTGGCAAATTGTTAAAAGTTACTTCTAATAACATTGG AACATTGGCTGAAGGATGGAAGGCTGTAGCTTCTATGATGGAACAGGAGGCTGAACTCCATAA AAATCTAGCATTAGCGTTTGTTGAAGAAATTAGTAAACCTTTAAAGCTCTTGGTAGAAGCACAGATTAAAGCTAGAAAACCT ATTGAGGTAGTTGTTGATAAAAGTTTAAAGAATCTAACAGACAGAAGGATGGAAGAATATAGA gcAAAGAAATCTGCATATGCATGTGCTAAAGATTATGAGAAAGGAGAAGAATCCAAAAATGAATCAAAGGCTGGAAATAAAAAACACTCTGACAAAGATAAAATAAAG CTGGAAAAGAAATGTGACCAATACAGTAAGTCATTAAAGAAAGCTGACAAAGACTACTGTGAATTATGTGAGAAAGCTGAAGCTGCACGACAAGAATGGGACTTAAATGTATTAAAG ggAAGTGCCCAGCTACAGTCTTTAGAAGAGGAACGAATATCAAAGATGTCAGAATATTTAAACCAATACAATAGTCACATGTCAGTGATGGGACCAAAAATAACTCAG TGTTGTGATAGACTGAATGAGGCAGTGGTGTCAGTAGATTTACAGGGAGACCTGAGGACAGTAGTACAACAGAAAGGATCACGAGTAGCAGCTTCAGAACAGATATTAATTGACTGTTAT GCAGAAGATATGCAATTTTCTATGAAACCGGAACGACGAAAAAATTCAttgcaaaattatttattgtttataagaCAATCTATAGAAAGAGAAAGAAAAGGACGAGAAG GTGTAGAAAAATTAGTCGAAGTATATAACCAAAGACCTGGTTTTGCAGACCCAGAAACACAAATTGAGACCAAACAGAGGTTACTTCAG GTTACATATATGATGAATTTCTTAGAAGCTAGCCATTTTAAATTAGCCAACAGTTTTGCTTCGTTAGATAAACAACAGAAAATGGAACACAAATTTGCCCAGTATATAGAAACTACAAGAGATAAACAG GGAGTAGCAGTATCAACATTACGGTTACCAGCAAACATGGCAAGCGAAGGGAATTCAGGATATGATGTGACATCAGTTACACTTACTACCCTTGCTAGTCAAGGCAATGAGAATGAAACAGGTTTTG CTGATGATGAGTTTGAGACAGAATCTATAGGACAGTGTAGAGCCTTGTATGGTTATGAAGCTACACAACATGATGAGTTGACCTTAACTGAAG GAGATATAATAAACTTGTATGATAAACAACAAGATGGCTGGTGGCAAGGAGAATGTGGAGGCAAAATTGGTATATTTCCAGCAACTTATGTACAGGAGATCTGA